In Anaerolineales bacterium, the sequence CAACCATGACCGACCCCAAACAAGTGCTTCGTGCTCTTTTCGAGGCTGGCGACGCAGGGGACATCGAATCCTTCGGCGAGTACCTTGCCACCGACGTCGTCGTCCATGCACCGGCCGGGCTATCCACTGTCGGTATTGAAAACGAGAAGGGCTCATGGAGAAGGGCCAAGGCCGCGGTACCGGACCTCCATCATGAGTTCCTTGAGCTCATTGGCGAGGGTTCAG encodes:
- a CDS encoding ester cyclase, whose product is MTDPKQVLRALFEAGDAGDIESFGEYLATDVVVHAPAGLSTVGIENEKGSWRRAKAAVPDLHHEFLELIGEGSVVAARCIASGTLRGTLGAFSAEGRHFRVDQSLFAHFLDGRIHELWEIVDTAPLAGQLGSPPGEATPTNRP